The genomic interval GGAGCACACGCAGAGAAGGCAAAAGGGTACAGGGAACAGGGGACAGGGGACAGGGAGTTCGGCGATGCCGGGCTTTTTGCGATTCCGCCAAAACCTGCGGTTACGGAACTTAGTTCTCCTGGATCGCCTACCTTTCCCGCATCGGTACTCAATACCTTGGAACGGTCGAAACGCGATCTTGCCGCATTGCGGCTGTTTGACCTGGATTCCCGTGATGACGAAGGCGGTACCTGGATTCCCGCTGCGGGTCTGCCTACCTACGTTGGCCTGTTTGGGCGCGACTGTCTCGCATCCACATGGCAGGCGTCGCTTCTGAGCACGGCGATGATGCGCGGCTCGCTCCTGCAACTACCGAGGACGCAAGGGGCAAAGATTGACGACTGGCGCGACGAGCAGCCCGGACGTTTTGTCCACGAGCTGCACACTGATCCACGCTCCGTGCTCAACTTCGCGCCGCATGGCCGCTACTACGGAGGTGTTACAGGCTCGATTTATTATCCGGTCGTCGCTTCGGCAGTGTGGCACTGGACCGGCAACAAAGATTTAGTGCGGAAGTACATCAACCCTGCGCTTGCCGGACTTGCCTGGGCAGACAAATACTTGCGCGGCGACGGTGGTTTTTACCGCTACTGCACACGTTCCAGCCAGGGAGAAAAGAATCAAGGCTGGAAGGATTCGAACGACGCAATTGTTCACTCCGACGGATCACAGGTGAAAGACCCGTTGGGCACCTGCGAGATGCAGGCTTTCGTTTACGCTTCGAAAATGCATCTGGCGGAAATGCTGTGGTGGCTCGACGATCCCAAAACGGCACTCCAGCTCTATCACGAAGCCGAAGAGTTGAAGAAACGCTTTAATGATTTCTTCTGGATGACCGATGCCGAGTACATCGGGATGGCGATCGACTCGAAGAAGCGCCTGGTCCGATCAGTCGCTTCCGATCCGGGACACTGCCTGGCTTCCGGCATCGTCGATGATTCTCTCGCTGCTCGCGTTGCCGATCGCATCATGCAGCCCGATATGTTCTCCGGCTGGGGAGTGCGTACACTCTCTGCGGATCATCCGGCGTTCAATCCATTCTCGTATCATCGCGGATCGGTATGGCCGGTTGAGAACGCCGTCTTCGTGCTGGCCTTCGCGCGTTACGGCCTGCACGACAAAATGCAGAAGCTGGCGCGAGCCATGTTCGAGACTGCCGAGATATTCAAGTACCGCCGCCTGCCCGAGGTCTTCGCCGGCCACCAGCGCGACGAGGAGCATCCCTTTCCGGGAATGTATCCGAAAGCAAACTGGCCGCAGGCGTGGTCGGCTTCGGCGCCGTTCACGGTGATGCAAGCTTTGTTGGGAATCTTCCCTTATGCGCCGCTGCACACGTTGTTTCTTGATCCCTGGCTGCCGGAATGGCTGCCGGAGTTTTCAATCGAGAACATGAGCATAGGTGATGCACGCGTGAGTCTGCGCTTCACTCGCGACAGAGATGGCCAAACGCACTACAAAGTCACGGATCTCAAGGGCAAGCTGCACGTGATTCGCCAGCCAAGTCCGTGGTCGCTCACCGCAGGCTTTGGTGAGCGAGTGAAGGACGCCATCACGAGTCTGCTGCCAAAAGCAAGCTAGCGCTGCGGTTGCGGAAGCGTTTCTGATATCTGAGTCACCGTGTAATCAGACGGAATTTGAAAGAGTGCAGGGTCAGGCTCGCTGCGCAAGAGGCTAACAAGTTTGTGAGTAGTTTCCCCGGACTGGGGATCGGAATACATCGTTAATACCGGCATTCTAAGTTCGGGAGAGAACCAAGTCTCGTTCACACGTACGATTGGTTGTGAATTCCCGATTGCATTCGCTGGTATGGTCCATGTGGCTCTGGTTCCAACCGCATCCACGCCCTCGATAGTCATGTGTCCGAGATTTTCAAACTTTGGAGGATCCTCGGAGCGGCGCTGCAGTGGAACCGATGATGGCCTGGGCATGGCGTTGCCGATGACAGGTTGTGTGGAATATTGATGCACCTGAGCGGTCTTTCTATCGGAATCCAAGAAGATATTCATGCCTTTTACTACATCATTGATCATTACCGTCTGATGCCTTTGACCGTTCGGCATAAGCATTTCGTGCTCAGTTCGAGTCCTGCCTTCAGAGTCACGGTAAAGCTTCTCACGCGTTTCCTGCTCGATTCGGTTGCCATCTGACAAGACCGTGGATCGGTGATTCACGAACTCGGCGGAAAGAGGATTCTGTTGGATGCCATGTCGTACAGAGGAAC from Terriglobales bacterium carries:
- a CDS encoding amylo-alpha-1,6-glucosidase; translated protein: GAHAEKAKGYREQGTGDREFGDAGLFAIPPKPAVTELSSPGSPTFPASVLNTLERSKRDLAALRLFDLDSRDDEGGTWIPAAGLPTYVGLFGRDCLASTWQASLLSTAMMRGSLLQLPRTQGAKIDDWRDEQPGRFVHELHTDPRSVLNFAPHGRYYGGVTGSIYYPVVASAVWHWTGNKDLVRKYINPALAGLAWADKYLRGDGGFYRYCTRSSQGEKNQGWKDSNDAIVHSDGSQVKDPLGTCEMQAFVYASKMHLAEMLWWLDDPKTALQLYHEAEELKKRFNDFFWMTDAEYIGMAIDSKKRLVRSVASDPGHCLASGIVDDSLAARVADRIMQPDMFSGWGVRTLSADHPAFNPFSYHRGSVWPVENAVFVLAFARYGLHDKMQKLARAMFETAEIFKYRRLPEVFAGHQRDEEHPFPGMYPKANWPQAWSASAPFTVMQALLGIFPYAPLHTLFLDPWLPEWLPEFSIENMSIGDARVSLRFTRDRDGQTHYKVTDLKGKLHVIRQPSPWSLTAGFGERVKDAITSLLPKAS